TATCTTACCGTAAGCCTTTAAGTCAATTTTCATACTAGGGTGAGCTTTACTTATTCACGGCTCTGCTTTTTCTACCAAGGAGGAGGCTTTTAATTTAAATATCACAATAATAAAGAATAAGTTAATAATTGATTAGGCCACAATAAATCAATAGTGGTGAGGCTCGAAAGTTCACAGTAAATAAAACTTGTTAAAAGGAGCTTGCTTATGCATCAATGTGTTTCTGAATAGATTGCTCAGAATTGTTCTCTAATTTTTTTCGGTCGGCCTTGCTGATGTATCCCGGCTTATTGCTTTTTTGTTTTTTTGCATTGGCTTTTTTAGCTTTACGTTTAAGTGTTTCGTTAATTTTTTTACGGCGATTCATTGAGGATATTCCAATTTATTTTTGATTTTCGCAGATAAGGTGTTCGGCTCTTAATTATATCGCACTCTGTATGCGCTGTTTATAAATAGTTTAGTGTGGAATAAATACTATAATGTTGAATGCTACTCACATTGTGGGGGATGTGCTCGTTTTTCTAAGTCATTTTTTACTATTTCAAGCGCTTGCAGTGCGGTGTTAGGGTCAATTTTATTTTGCTCTAGTAACATAATTAAATCGACCGCTAATTTAATGTGCTCAGGGGCGTTGTCTAATGTATTAGGTTGTTTCATGCTGTTTGCGAAGGTCTTTGCTGTCTAAATAATTAATGGCACGCTCAATGGCTTCTTTTACTTTCATTTCCATTTCAATGCGGTCATGTTGTGGCATATAAAATGCCATGTCTACTTGAAAACGTATATAACGCGGAGGGAGTTGATTAAGCACAATGCAGCTTAAGTCAGATACATAATCAGCGCTTTTGGTTTTATCAATACCTAGCTCAGTAAGATGTTCAATCACTAAATGCTCATAATAATTATGAATGTCGTTATCTAATTTCATCGTTGAGACCCTTCGGATTAACTTTCTAATTGTTATAGCTTTAGCATAAGCGTTATTGGCGAAAAGCTCTAATTATTTTTTACCTGTATTTAACAATGACTTTGTGAAAAGATATACCTAACCCGCTTGAAGATGCAGTGTTGCTGTCTGCGCTGTCACCTCAATTATTCAGTTTATCTGGTTTATTGGGGCTCAGTAATCTATTGCTTAGCGACGTCTTCAATTGCTTTGGGTATCAGTAAATATAGGGCTATGTATGAACGCAAATTGCGGTAAGGCGTTCGCTTAATAATAATTAGAATTAAAAGCAACGAGAGTACAATGCAAAAAAACCAGCAACCTTGTTACTACGGCGATTATTTACAGTTAGACAAAATTTTAAGTGCGCAAGAACCAGAAAGCACGAAATACGGCAATGAAGCTCATGATGAAACACTTTTTATTATTGTGCATCAGGCATACGAGCTATGGTTTAAGCAAATTCTACATGAGATTAAGTCCGTACTTAATGACTTTTCTGAGCAACAAGTGCGCGACGATAAACTCATCACCGTGGTGCATCGCTTGAAGCGAGTAATTACTATTCAACAATTGTTGAATCAGCAAATTGGTGTTATGGAAACAATGACGCCGCAAGACTTTTTATCATTTCGTGATTACCTTGTTCCTGCTTCTGGCTTCCAATCGGTTCAATTCAAAATGTTAGAAATGGGGTTGGGCTTAAAAAGTGAATATAGAATCGACTTTGATAAACAATCATTCTACTCTCGACTAAATGAAAACGATCGCGAATTTTTACTATCATTTGAAAAAAGCCCTAGTCTGTTTGAGCGGGTAGAGCAGTGGTTAGAGCGCATGCCATTTTTGGAGTTTGGTGAGTTTAATTTCTGGCAAATGTATCAAAATGCTACGACCGACATGCTTAAACGAGATAGTGAAATTGTTGAGAGTATTGAAGCTATATCTGATACCGATAGAGAAGTGCAGTTAAAAGAGATTGAGGCAACCAGAGAAAAGTTTGCGGCATTACTCGACGAACAGAAATACCAAAAATTAAAACAAGAGGGCGTATTTCGATTATCTCAGCGTGCTATGTTGTCGGCACTGTTTATCAGTTTGTATCGTGAAGAGCCAGCCTTTAATTTACCTTTTCAATTTTTAACCTGCTTAACTGATATCGATGAAAACCTAACAATATGGCGTTATAAACACGCGATGATGGTTCAGCGAATGTTAGGTACAAAAATTGGCACAGGTGGTTCATCAGGACACGATTATTTAAAACGTACTACTGAAAAAAATCGTATTTTTTTAGATTTATTTCAAATGGCGACGTTTTTAATTGGTAAAGATCAGCTGCCAGAATTACCTGCTACATTAAAGCAAAGCTTGGGTTTTTATTTTACTAAAGAAGCAGAGTGATCAGTAATTAAAATTATGTGCTTAAGCTTATTTATGATGCGGGAATAAACTATGTGGTTTATTCACAAGGCTTAAGCACAACATTACGGCTGTATTAACGACAGTGTTAGTTTTTCCGTATTAATTATGCGAATGTAAGCCCAAACGGTTGCCTTCGGTGTCGGTAAACATGGCAATATAACCAATTTCATCTGGCAGTTGAGTTTTAGCCATTAATACTGAGCCACCTGCGTCTTGTACGCGGTTAAGTACGGTATTTAAGTCTTTCCCACCGTTAAGGTAAATGGTAGTGCCTTCAGTGCAAGGTTTGTTGTTTGGATCATTAATAATGGCACCGCCCACCCCTTCCTTTTCACATAATAGAAAACCCATTTTCATGCCTTCCATTTCATGCTCAGGCATATCGAAATCAAAAATTTTACTATAAAACTGTTTTGCACGATTAAAATCTTCTACTGGAATCTCAAACCAGTTAATCGCATTCGTTACCATTTCCATTTGTTTATCCTTATTATTTATTTGAATGAGAAAAATTAACTATGATGATTGAAACAAAACCTGCTAATTAAATAGAATTCACACAGGCATCTTTAAAACTAGCATAGTTACCATGTTTAGGTTAATAACGTAGATGCCAAAATAGTGAAGCACGCCAATATAAGTCGCTTTCACTTGCTATTAAAGCGTGCAATCAATAGACTAGCGCCGATTTATTTTTCACCTGATTTAAGTAAAACAACAGGCTTATTATGCAAGTATCTAAATTCACTTTTAATTTACCAGATGAGTTAATAGCTCGATTTCCTAAAAAGGCAAGAAGTAGTAGCCGGCTAATGCATTTAGATGGTAACTCTGGTGAGCTTGTTCATCGTCAATTTACCGATATTGTGTCGTTAGTGAATGAAGGCGATTTACTTATTTTTAATAATACCAAGGTTATTCCTGCGCGTTTGTTTGGCAGTAAAAGCTCTGGCGGAAAAGTTGAAGTGCTCGTAGAGAGAGTACTTGATGAGCACTCAGTTTTAGCTCATGTTCGTGCTAATAAAGCCCCCAAGCCTGGTAATCGCATTACGTTAGAAAACGCAGTTGAAGTGGAAATGGTTCAGCGCCAAGGCGACTTGTTCGAGCTTAAGTTTTTAGCGGAAGAAAGCGTACTTAGCATCCTTGAACGAGTAGGGCACATGCCACTACCGCCCTATATTAACCGTCCAGACAATGACGAAGATAAGCAGCGTTATCAAACGGTTTATAGTGAAAAGCCGGGCGCTGTGGCTGCACCAACCGCGGGTTTGCATTTTGATGAGACGTTAATCGAGCAACTAAAAGAAAAGGGCGCAGAAGTTGCGTTTGTTACGCTGCACGTGGGTGCTGGTACTTTTCAGCCGGTTCGAGTAGACACGGTTGATGAGCATATTATGCATTCAGAGTACATTGAAGTGCCTCCACATGTAGTTGACGCTATTCAGAGAACTAAGCAAAACGGCAAGCGTGTAATAGCCGTGGGGACTACTTCCGTTCGTTCAATAGAAAGTGCTGCTTGGAAATCAACAACGGGTGAAATTGCACCTTATTATGGTGATACCGATATCTTTATTTATCCAGGATATGAATTTAAAGTTATTGATGCCATGGTAACAAATTTCCATCTACCAGAGTCTACGTTATTAATGTTGGTGAGCGCGTTTTGTGGCTTTGAAAATATCATGAATGCGTACAATGTCGCAGTTGAAGAACAGTACCGCTTTTTTAGTTACGGCGATGCAATGTTTTTAGAAAAACAAGAACGCTAATCCACATACTTTTTAACACCCTTATCCTGGTTCTGCTACGCTTCTAGGAATACTTATTTTAGGATTAAACTACAATTAGTCCGCTAAGCGAACACCGCTTAGCGGATGAGGTTAAATCTAACTTTAAACTAACGTGAATCAGACTGTTTATCTGATAAGAGAAAAAACATGAAATATGAACTAATTAATACTGACGGTAAAGCACGTCGCGGTCGTTTAACTTTTGAGCGTGGTGTGGTTGAAACGCCAGCTTTCATGCCTGTTGGCACTTATGGCTCAGTAAAAGGTATGACACCAGAAGAACTAAAAGAGTCTGGTGCGCACATCTGTTTGGGGAACACCTTTCACTTAATGTTACGCCCGGGCACTGAAGTCATTAAAAAACATGGTGACTTGCATGACTTTATGCATTGGGATAAACCAATTCTTACTGATTCAGGTGGCTTCCAAGTATTCAGTTTAGGTGATTTACGCAAAATTACAGAAGAAGGTGTGTTATTTCGTTCACCAATTAATGGTGAAAAAATCATGTTAACACCTGAGCGTAGCATGGAAGTTCAGCGCGATTTAGGTTCTGATATTGTAATGATCTTTGATGAATGTACGCCGTATCCTGCAACGAAAGATGAAGCTCGTAAATCAATGGAGTTATCGCTACGTTGGGCTGCTCGTTCAAAAGAGGCACACGGTGACAATCCTTCTGCGTTATTTGGTATTGTTCAGGGGGGGATGTACCCAGAGTTACGTGATATTTCATTAGAAGGACTAGAAAAAATAGGTTTTGATGGTTATGCAATTGGCGGCCTGTCGGTAGGTGAGCCGAAAGAAGACATGATTAATGTGCTTAACCACACAGTGAGTAAATTACCGGATCAAAAGCCACGTTATTTAATGGGAGTAGGTAAACCCGAGGACATCGTGGAAGCTGTACGTCGTGGTATAGACATGTTTGACTGCGTGATGCCAACACGTAATGCTAGGAATGGCCATTTATTTACGACTGAAGGCGTAATTAAAATCCGTAATGCTCGTCATAAAGATGATACCGCACCGTTAGATGAACACTGTGATTGTTATACTTGCGAAAACTACTCACGTGCATATCTTCATCACATGGATAAGTGCAATGAAATTTTAGGTGCACGTTTGAATACAATTCATAACTTACGTTTCTATCAACGCATCATGCAAGAATTGCGAGATGCGATTGCTGAAAATAAATTAGAAGAATATGTAAAAGTTTTTTACGGCCGCCAAGGCAAAGACGTCCCAGCGTTAGAAGAAGCTTAATCATTTGTTAATCAAGGCCTTAATTTAAGGCCTTTTTTATTTTTAGTGAAATATGTACTCAATAAATATTAAATACAGCAGATAAATGTACATGATTGGCGTGACATCCATGCACCTTTTAGGTAAAAATGCCTTAGCCTATAGAGTAGTGAGGTCAAATGAATAACTTATCCATAAAACAAAAAATCATATTTACACTAATTTCATTCGTTGTTTTTACCAGTGTATTGATTGGTTCGCTGAGTCAATGGACTGCTAAAAATATCATTGAAGAAAGGGTAGTAAGCACAGAGCTGCCAAATATTATTAAGCAAATTAGTGGTCAAATCGAAAAAGAAATTGCCTTGATGAAGGTGATTTCGCAACAGATAGCGAGCGATGCATTTATTCTTGATTGGAATGTAAACAAGCAAGATGCTGCTGGTGAAGCAATACTAATAGAAAAGCTAAAAAAAACGGTTGAACAAAATAACCTTAGTGCCGCCTCTTTTGCTGATAGATCTACTGCTAAATATTGGAATCAAGACGGCTTTTTAAGAACGCTACAGCGCGGAGCGGCAGATAGTTGGTTTTTCTCATATATCGACAGTGGCGAACCTGTCATGGTGAGTATTTATCAGGAGCCTGATACAGGTAAAACTAACTTATTTGTAAATTACCAGCAGCTCGGCGGTAGAGGCTTGTCAGGTACTGCAAAATCGTTCGACAACATTGTTGATATGCTTAACAGCTTTAAAATTGAAGAATCTGGCTTTGTGTACTTGGTTAATAAACAAGGTGCCATACAAATTCACAAAGACCGTAGTAAAGTAGGTAAAAAGTCGTTGAGTGACATTTTGGGCGCTAATACGGCGAATAATTTGTTATCTGAAAAGGCATTCAGCGCTTCAATACTAGAACTTGATGGTAAAGAAACAATAGTCGCCACAAGCTATGTGCCTAGTATGCAGTGGTACGTTGTAGCACAGGTGCCTTATCATGAAATGTTTTCCAGACTAGATGCGGCATCATGGAAAATGATGCTTTGGACATTACTGGTCGTGTTAATTTCTGGTGTTGTTGCGATGTTTATTGGCGGCTCAATTGCTAAACCTATTAATCATTTAGCTGAGCTATTTTTGCAAATGGGTAAAGGCGATGCAGATTTATCATATCGTTTACCTGAGTCGGGGCAAAAAGAGCTGGTTGATGTGGCAAAGGGTTATAACCAGTTTGCGCACAAGCTAGAAAGCGTTTTTGGCAGAATAGCCAGTAGTGGTCATAAACTACGTGATGTGGCTGAAAGCTTAAAGCATAAAGCTGAAAATACCTTAGCCAGCTCGCAAGCGAACGACGATAACACTGCGCAAATTTCAAATACTTTGAGTGAGATTAACGTATCAGTGGTTGATGTAGCCAGAAATGCTGGTGATGCGGCAGATGTAGCAAGTCAAATACAGAAGAACGCCTCTATCATTCGCGATGTTGTAAGTAATACCATTGAAGATATTAATGGCTTGTCTCACAACATACATGATGTATCTAAAGTCATTGACTCATTGAATGAGAATACTGAAACAATAGTGAGTGCGCTAGAAGTCATTCAAACGATTTCCGATCAAACTAACTTACTTGCATTGAACGCCGCAATTGAGGCCGCGCGTGCGGGCGAACATGGAAGAGGCTTCGCGGTTGTTGCAGAAGAAGTTAGAAATTTAGCGAAGAAAACCGCTGACTCCACGCATGAAATTCAATCTATTATGGATGCATTAAAGTCTACGTCTGTTTCGGCATCGAGTGA
This is a stretch of genomic DNA from Flocculibacter collagenilyticus. It encodes these proteins:
- a CDS encoding DUF2986 domain-containing protein; its protein translation is MNRRKKINETLKRKAKKANAKKQKSNKPGYISKADRKKLENNSEQSIQKHIDA
- the rsmS gene encoding pleiotropic regulatory protein RsmS, with the protein product MKQPNTLDNAPEHIKLAVDLIMLLEQNKIDPNTALQALEIVKNDLEKRAHPPQCE
- a CDS encoding late competence development ComFB family protein — its product is MKLDNDIHNYYEHLVIEHLTELGIDKTKSADYVSDLSCIVLNQLPPRYIRFQVDMAFYMPQHDRIEMEMKVKEAIERAINYLDSKDLRKQHETT
- a CDS encoding tryptophan 2,3-dioxygenase family protein, whose amino-acid sequence is MQKNQQPCYYGDYLQLDKILSAQEPESTKYGNEAHDETLFIIVHQAYELWFKQILHEIKSVLNDFSEQQVRDDKLITVVHRLKRVITIQQLLNQQIGVMETMTPQDFLSFRDYLVPASGFQSVQFKMLEMGLGLKSEYRIDFDKQSFYSRLNENDREFLLSFEKSPSLFERVEQWLERMPFLEFGEFNFWQMYQNATTDMLKRDSEIVESIEAISDTDREVQLKEIEATREKFAALLDEQKYQKLKQEGVFRLSQRAMLSALFISLYREEPAFNLPFQFLTCLTDIDENLTIWRYKHAMMVQRMLGTKIGTGGSSGHDYLKRTTEKNRIFLDLFQMATFLIGKDQLPELPATLKQSLGFYFTKEAE
- a CDS encoding VOC family protein, with amino-acid sequence MEMVTNAINWFEIPVEDFNRAKQFYSKIFDFDMPEHEMEGMKMGFLLCEKEGVGGAIINDPNNKPCTEGTTIYLNGGKDLNTVLNRVQDAGGSVLMAKTQLPDEIGYIAMFTDTEGNRLGLHSHN
- the queA gene encoding tRNA preQ1(34) S-adenosylmethionine ribosyltransferase-isomerase QueA, with the translated sequence MQVSKFTFNLPDELIARFPKKARSSSRLMHLDGNSGELVHRQFTDIVSLVNEGDLLIFNNTKVIPARLFGSKSSGGKVEVLVERVLDEHSVLAHVRANKAPKPGNRITLENAVEVEMVQRQGDLFELKFLAEESVLSILERVGHMPLPPYINRPDNDEDKQRYQTVYSEKPGAVAAPTAGLHFDETLIEQLKEKGAEVAFVTLHVGAGTFQPVRVDTVDEHIMHSEYIEVPPHVVDAIQRTKQNGKRVIAVGTTSVRSIESAAWKSTTGEIAPYYGDTDIFIYPGYEFKVIDAMVTNFHLPESTLLMLVSAFCGFENIMNAYNVAVEEQYRFFSYGDAMFLEKQER
- the tgt gene encoding tRNA guanosine(34) transglycosylase Tgt: MKYELINTDGKARRGRLTFERGVVETPAFMPVGTYGSVKGMTPEELKESGAHICLGNTFHLMLRPGTEVIKKHGDLHDFMHWDKPILTDSGGFQVFSLGDLRKITEEGVLFRSPINGEKIMLTPERSMEVQRDLGSDIVMIFDECTPYPATKDEARKSMELSLRWAARSKEAHGDNPSALFGIVQGGMYPELRDISLEGLEKIGFDGYAIGGLSVGEPKEDMINVLNHTVSKLPDQKPRYLMGVGKPEDIVEAVRRGIDMFDCVMPTRNARNGHLFTTEGVIKIRNARHKDDTAPLDEHCDCYTCENYSRAYLHHMDKCNEILGARLNTIHNLRFYQRIMQELRDAIAENKLEEYVKVFYGRQGKDVPALEEA
- a CDS encoding methyl-accepting chemotaxis protein, whose protein sequence is MNNLSIKQKIIFTLISFVVFTSVLIGSLSQWTAKNIIEERVVSTELPNIIKQISGQIEKEIALMKVISQQIASDAFILDWNVNKQDAAGEAILIEKLKKTVEQNNLSAASFADRSTAKYWNQDGFLRTLQRGAADSWFFSYIDSGEPVMVSIYQEPDTGKTNLFVNYQQLGGRGLSGTAKSFDNIVDMLNSFKIEESGFVYLVNKQGAIQIHKDRSKVGKKSLSDILGANTANNLLSEKAFSASILELDGKETIVATSYVPSMQWYVVAQVPYHEMFSRLDAASWKMMLWTLLVVLISGVVAMFIGGSIAKPINHLAELFLQMGKGDADLSYRLPESGQKELVDVAKGYNQFAHKLESVFGRIASSGHKLRDVAESLKHKAENTLASSQANDDNTAQISNTLSEINVSVVDVARNAGDAADVASQIQKNASIIRDVVSNTIEDINGLSHNIHDVSKVIDSLNENTETIVSALEVIQTISDQTNLLALNAAIEAARAGEHGRGFAVVAEEVRNLAKKTADSTHEIQSIMDALKSTSVSASSEISQIIKQSEITTNSISKAEEILRANRENFNRISDMNRLVATATEEQSVSLENINLNMTDIQANSHSNMENVLRIADETSELHKLAETLDQLIGQFESVTSRR